One Motacilla alba alba isolate MOTALB_02 chromosome 15, Motacilla_alba_V1.0_pri, whole genome shotgun sequence DNA segment encodes these proteins:
- the PHETA1 gene encoding sesquipedalian-1: protein MKLNERSLAFYATCDSPADNAGFLYKRGERHTAYHRRWFVLKGNMLFYFEERDSREPVGVIVLEGCNVELCDSAENFAFAIRFGGSKSRTYVLAAESQAAMESWVKSLSRASFDYMRLVVRELEKQLQEMSRGLPAGCGGSQDAPGPWKPKPSGLEQCRERLPALPATLPKENGCAVWNNVPGAGRPPDTSGCGGHDEEGTPRPPPLPPRRRASNGEAASAGAAVAGSPSAFCRLHEQYSREVARLRQDWQQKRRGSQP from the coding sequence ATGAAGCTGAACGAGCGGAGCTTGGCTTTCTACGCCACCTGCGACTCCCCGGCCGACAACGCCGGCTTCCTCTACAAGCGCGGCGAGCGGCACACGGCCTATCACCGCCGCTGGTTCGTGCTCAAGGGCAACATGCTCTTCTACTTCGAGGAGCGGGACAGCCGGGAGCCCGTGGGCGTCATCGTGCTGGAGGGCTGCAATGTGGAGCTCTGCGATTCGGCCGAGAACTTCGCCTTCGCCATCCGCTTCGGCGGCAGCAAGTCCCGCACCTACGTGCTGGCGGCGGAGAGCCAGGCGGCCATGGAGTCGTGGGTGAAGTCGCTGTCCCGAGCCAGCTTTGACTACATGCGGCTGGTGGTGCgggagctggagaagcagctgcaggagatgaGCCGGGGGCTGCCCGCAGGATGCGGGGGCTCCCAGGACGCTCCCGGCCCTTGGAAGCCGAAGCCGTcggggctggagcagtgccGGGAGCGGCTGCCGGCTCTGCCCGCCACCCTGCCGAAGGAGAACGGCTGTGCGGTGTGGAACAACGTGCCGGGGGCGGGCCGGCCGCCCGACACCTCTGGCTGCGGCGGGCACGACGAGGAGGGGacgccgcggccgccgccgctgccgccgcgcaGGCGGGCGTCGAACGGCGAGGCGGCGAGCGCCGGGGCGGCCGTGGCGGGGAGCCCGTCCGCCTTCTGCCGGCTCCACGAGCAGTACAGCCGGGAGGTGGCCCGGCTGCGGCAGGACTGGCAGCAGAAGCGGCGtggctcccagccctga